A DNA window from Acidobacteriota bacterium contains the following coding sequences:
- a CDS encoding Mrp/NBP35 family ATP-binding protein has protein sequence MSTITEARVLEGLSQIIDPDLRKDIVTLGFIHDLVVSGGDVSFTIMLTTPACPVKELMEAQAIEIVSGLEGVTSVKVKMDAEVPQGRGIKNNIAIPGVKNIIAVSSGKGGVGKSTVAVNLAVSLAKDGAKVGIMDADVYGPNVPMMLGTGYDQPEVFDGKLVPIEAHGVKMISMAVLVPPDKPMILRGPMLHGVVRQFLSDVNWGELDYLIVDMPPGTGDVQLSLAQLVPVQGAVLVTTPQEVSLSDVRRAVKMFEQVNIPLLGVIENMSYFIAPDTGNRYAIFGTGGGQKLCDEYGLNFLGEVPMGMEVREGGDKGIPVVVSFPDSPQALAFDKVAEEVARQISIEAMKPELTILTRAG, from the coding sequence ATGAGCACTATTACAGAAGCACGCGTTTTAGAAGGCCTTAGTCAGATCATCGACCCGGATCTGCGAAAGGATATTGTCACACTCGGGTTTATTCACGATCTCGTGGTCTCGGGCGGCGATGTGTCGTTCACGATCATGCTCACGACGCCGGCTTGCCCGGTGAAGGAGCTGATGGAGGCACAGGCGATCGAGATCGTCAGCGGGCTCGAGGGCGTAACCAGCGTCAAGGTCAAAATGGACGCTGAGGTGCCGCAGGGCCGTGGGATCAAGAACAACATCGCCATTCCCGGCGTCAAAAATATTATCGCCGTCTCCAGCGGCAAAGGCGGCGTCGGCAAATCGACCGTCGCGGTCAATCTCGCCGTTTCCCTCGCCAAGGACGGAGCGAAGGTCGGCATCATGGACGCTGACGTTTACGGGCCGAACGTTCCGATGATGCTCGGCACGGGCTATGATCAGCCCGAGGTTTTCGACGGCAAGCTCGTTCCGATCGAAGCACACGGCGTCAAAATGATCTCGATGGCCGTTCTCGTTCCGCCCGACAAGCCGATGATACTGCGAGGGCCGATGCTTCATGGCGTTGTGCGGCAGTTTTTGAGCGATGTAAATTGGGGCGAGCTCGATTATCTGATCGTTGATATGCCGCCTGGAACGGGCGACGTGCAGCTTTCGCTCGCACAGCTTGTACCGGTTCAGGGAGCTGTTCTGGTGACGACTCCGCAGGAAGTTTCGCTGTCGGACGTTCGCCGTGCCGTCAAAATGTTTGAGCAGGTCAATATTCCTTTGCTCGGCGTGATCGAGAATATGTCGTACTTCATCGCACCTGACACGGGCAACAGGTACGCCATCTTCGGCACCGGCGGCGGCCAGAAATTGTGCGACGAATACGGCCTCAATTTCCTCGGCGAGGTCCCGATGGGCATGGAAGTCCGCGAGGGCGGAGACAAAGGCATTCCGGTCGTCGTCTCGTTCCCTGACTCGCCGCAGGCACTCGCCTTCGACAAGGTCGCCGAAGAAGTCGCCCGCCAGATCTCGATCGAGGCGATGAAGCCCGAGCTTACGATACTGACGCGTGCCGGATAA